The region CGTCCTGGTGAGACTAGTTTATGATGGCTAGTTGTCAACGACCGCATTTATTTCGATGGGCAAGGGAGAAATATCTAGAATGGTGACCAATAATACAAGTTATCACCGTGACCTGCCAATTAGCTGACGTAACGAATTAAGAACTCGATCCATTGGAATACGGCGTTACAAATGCTTATTTCAAAGAGCGCTCCGTAAGCCACGTACCAGTGTTTGAAAACTAGGTATGTTGCACTGGAACACATTTGAATATGGAAAAAAAGCCATACATTGGGTCCGCCATGGTTCAGTGTAGCTTAGTAATGCTCAAATATTTGAGACCAGTGTGTTGCAGTTAATTTCGTCTTTAACATAAGTGAAATATCTTTGACTAGTAAATGGAATATACAGTGGATTCGGAAAGCATTCAAAacccttccacattttgttacattacagtctttttctaaaatggatacaATTTAATTTTACccccataaatctacacacaataccccataatgacacagcgAAAACAGGTTATACAtgttttatttacttatttacataattattcagaccctttggtattagactcgaaattaagctcaggtgcatcctgtttccattgatcatccttgagatctttcaacaacttgattggagtccacttgcggtaaattcaattgattggatatgatttgtaaaggctgtctacataaggtcccacagttgacagtgcatgtcagagcaaaaaccaagccatgaggtcgaaggtattgcccgtagagctctgagacaggattgtgtcggagcacagatctggggaagggtaccaaaacatttctgcagcattttaaggtccccaagaacacagtgacctccatcattcttaaatggaagaagtttggaaccaccaagtctcttcctagagctggccacctggctaaactgagcaatcaggggagaagagccttggtcagggaggtgaccaagaacccgatgatcactctgacagagctccagagttcctctgtggagatgggagaatcttccagaaggacaactattcactgcagcactccaccaattagggctttatggtagagtggccagacggaagccactcatcagtaaaaggcacatgacagcgcacttggagtttgccaaaaggcacctaaaggattgtctttggcctgaatgccaagtgttacatctagaggaaacctggcaccatccctacggtgaagcatggtggtggtagcatcatactgtggggatgttttttcagcGACAGGAAGacttgtcaggattgagggaagatgaacggagcaaagtacagagagatccttgatgaaaacctgctccagagtgctcaggacctcagactgggggcgaaggttcaccttccaacaggacaacgaccctaagcacacagccaagataacgcaggaatggctttgggacaagtctctgaatgtccttgagtggtctggccagagcccgaacttgaacatctctggagacctgaaaatagctgtgcagcgaagctccccatccaacctgacagatcttgagaggatctgcagagaagaatgggagaaagtccccaaatacaggtgtgccaagtttctagcttcatacccaacaagactcaaggctgtattcgctgccaaaAAGCAcctcaaagtactgagtaaagggtctgaatacttatgtaaatgtgatatttccttttTTTGCGggggtcattatggggtattgtgtgtagattgatgagggggaaaaaacaattgaatccatcttagaataaggctgtaacgtaacaatgtggaaaaagtcaaggggtctgaatactttctgaatgcactgtactgtaccaACGTTTACTACCTGAATTATTGGGATCATCTGGTTACCACCAGTGTTTGGAATACATTGAGCTCGTTGACAAAAACAGACCATGGGAGGCCTTTTCACACGGGGATGTATTTGTCAAAGGTCTGCGGTGGGTCTGTGTAAACTATGCGGATATATTGGAGAAAGGTTGATAGCAGTGAATGTCATCAAATGATGTACTGTTACAGTATTTCTCAGTAGCAGACACATCAGACAGGGAAACTAAGAGCATTCAGATTTTTCTGCCTGACTGTGGCACTCTTTACCTGTGTTAAGATTTTCTTGTGATCACAACAAAACTACTTATTTCACTAAACTTGAgatttaaataaataaactacTTATTTTACAAAACTAGAGATTTAAATAAATTGTGATTCTTTAAAAAGATGGGCCTGACTGACATGGACTGTTTCCTCACCTTATTCTCCTTGTGGTTATCTGTGATTGGTTACTCCGATAAAACCGGAATGAATCTGAACAATCTCACAAGTTCCTACTTTAGCAGACAAGTTTCAAATTCATCACATTAAATCAGCTCAGTCAGATCacgtgaaggagttcccatagTTTGTTTAGCGACCCTTTACGAAAACATCAGAGAGCTAGTTACAATGATTGACTGAAAAGAATCTGTTTGTCTCCACTCAACTCTTGCTGCGCGACATGCATCATGAATTTTGTGCACCAGGCGTGTCCGTATAGCCTCTCCCATGCCTAAGATCTTTGTCTCTTCCTTGGTCgttactagttaccacagccacaaagccaTAAATTCCGCCTATTTCAAAAATGTATCTTAAAAtgttaaacctaaccttaaccacacctTAAATTAAGATCAAGAATTaaaattttgactttgtggctgtggtaattaGTGGaaaccctcttcctctctggctaTGCACACCCTTGAACGCAACTCCTGGTTCGCCAACATTGCTTTGTTAAGTCACGTGCTGGGGTACCGGGTATAAGGACACTCCTGTCCTGTAACCAAAATCTAAAACTGACCCTTACCTTAATCCTAACCATAAACTTAATGTAATTTGAACAAATTCTGAAATTAAATATACAcagctcaaaaaataaagggaacactaaaataacacatcctagatctgaatgaatgaaatattcttattaaatacttttttctttacatagttgaatgtgctgacaacaaaatcacacaaattatcaatggaaatcaaatgtatcaacccatggaggtctggatttggagtcacactgaaaattaaagtggaaaaccacactacagactattccaactttgatgtaatgtccttaaaacaagtcaaaattaggctcagtagtgtgtgtggtctccacgtgcctgtatgacctccctacaatgcctgggcatgctcctgatgaggtggcggatggtttcctgagggatctcctcccagacctagactaaagcatccgccaactcctggacagtctgtggtgcaacgtggcgttggtggatggagcgagtcatgatgtcccagatgtgctcaattggattcaggtctggggaacgggcgggccagtccatagcatcaatgccttcctcttgcaggaactgctgacacactccagccatatgaggtccagcattgtcttgcattaggaggaacccagggccaaccgcaccagcatatggtctcacaaggggtctgaggatctcatctcggtacctaatggcagtcaggctacctctggcgagcacatggagggctgtgcggccccccaaagaaatgccaccccacatcatgactgacccaccaccaaaccggtcatgctggaggatgttgcaggcagcagaacgttctccacggcatctccagactctgtcacgtctgtcacatgtgctcagtgtaaacctgctttcatctgtgaagagcacagggcgccagtggcgaatttgccaatcttggtgttctctggcaaatgccaaacgtcctgcacggtgttgggctgtgagcacaacccccacctgtggccgtcgggccctcataccaccctcatggagtctgtttctgacctttTGAGCAGACacgtgcacatttgtggcctgctggaggtcattttgcagggctctggcagtgctcctcctgctcctccttgcacaaaggcagaggtagcggtcctgctgctgggttgttgccctcctacggcctcctccacatctcctgatgtgctggcctgtctcctggtagcgcctccatgctctggacactacgctgacagacacagcaaaccttctttccacatctcgcattgatgtgccatcctggatgagctgcactaccggagccacttgtgtgggttgtagactccgtctcatactaccactagagtgaaagcaccgccaacattcaaaagtgaccaaaacatcagccaggaagcataagaactgagaagtggtctgtgttccctacctgcagaaccactcctttattgggggtgtcttgctaaatgcctataatttccacctgttgtctattccatttgcacaacagcatgtgaaatttattgtcaatcagtgttgcttcctaagtggacagtctgatttcacagaagtgtgattgacttggagttacattgtgttgtttaagtgttccctttatttttttgagcagtgtattttttgTAGGTCAAGGAGAGTCAGTATAGCTTTTTCCATGCTGTAGTGTAGACTAATCAACAAACTAGTTTTATTTTTGAGCACAGAAAGGCCTTCCTAACAAAAtgacagatatacagtgccttgcgaaagtattcggcccccttgaactttgcgaccttttgccacatttcaggcttcaaacataaagatataaaactgtatttttttgtgaagaatcaacaacaagtgggacacaatcatgaagtggaatgacatttattggatatttcaaacttttttaacaaatcaaaaactgaaaaattgggcgtgcaaaattattcagcccctttactttcagtgcagcaaactctctccagaagttcagtgaggatctttgaatgatccaatgttgacctaaatgactaatgatgataaatacaatccacctgtgtgtaatcaagtctccatataaatgcacctgcactgtgatagtctcagaggtccgttaaaagcgcagcgagcatcatgaagaacaaggaacacaccaggcaggtccgagataatgttgtgaagaagtttaaagccggatttggatacaaaaagatttcccaagctttaaacatcccaaggagcactgtgcaagcgataatattgaaatggaaggagtatcagaccactgcaaatctaccaagacctggccgtccctctaaactttcagctcatacaaggagaagactgatcagagatgcagccaagaggcccatgatcactctggatgaactgcagagatctacagctgaggtgggagactctgtccataggacaacaatcagtcgtatattgcacaaatctggcctttatggaagagtggcaagaagaaagccatttcttaaagatatccataaaaagtgtaatttaaagtttgccacaagccacctgggagacacaccaaacatgtggaagaatgtgctctggtcagatgaaaccaaaattgaactttttggaaacaatgcaaaacgttatgtttgaccaaaagcaacacagctcatcaccctgaacacaccatacccactgtcaaacatggtggtggcagcatcatggtttgggcctgcttttcttcagcagggacagggaagatggttaaaattgatgggaagatggatggagccaaatacaggaccattctggaaggagtctgcaaaagacctgagactgggacggagatttgtcttccaacaagacaatgatccaaaacataaagcaaaatctacaatggaatggttaaaaaataaacatatccaggtgttagaatggccaagtcaaagtccggacctgaatccaattgagaatctgtggaaagaactgaaaactgctgttcacaaatgctctccatccaacctcactgagctcgagctgttttgcaaggaggaatgggaaaaaatttcagtctctcgatgtgcaaaactgatagagacataccctaggcgacttacagctgtaatcgcagcaaaaggtggcgctacaaagtattaacttaagggggctgaataattttgcacgcccaatttttcagtttttgatttgttaaaaaagtttgaaatatccaataaatgtcgttccacttcatgattgtgtcccacttgttgttgattcttcacaaaaaatacagttttatatctttatgtttgaagcctgaaatgtggcaaaaggtcgcaaagttcaagggggccgaatacttttgcaaggcactgtattaagtCTATATTGATTGAATATATTTTTTCCCCTCCAGACTTCCAGCTACTGTCTCCTGCCGTTCCCCCTGAGCAGCAGAACTGTGAGCAGGAGTGGAGCCCCAGTCTAGAGCAGGAGGACCCAGAACCCACACAGATTAAAGAACAACAGGAGCTCAGACTCAGTCAGGAGGACTCACCTCAGCCCTCACATCTTTACCAAAACAAAACTGtggatgatggagagaggagcactCTACCTATCATCATAACTGAAGAATTCAAAACAGAACCTGATGGAGAGGGCTACAGAGTACCACAACCAACCAGTGATCAGCCCCACTCAGTTCATCCAGACTGCTCTGCTGCAGTGGAGAAGCCATATCAGTGTAAACAATGTGGCAAAAGCTTCACATGTAATGGACACTTGACCATCCATTCAAGGATACACATAGGAGTGAAATCTTATCTGTGCAAACAATGTGGCAAAAGCTTCATCCAGAAAGGTGAATTGGACAGACATACAAgggtacacacaggagagaatccATATCAGTGCAaacaatgtggcaaaaggtttAGCCAGAAGGGAAGCTTGACAGTCCATTCAAGGATACATACAGGGGAAAGACCATATCAGTGCAAAGACTGTGGCAAAGCCTTCAACCAGAAGATAGAATTGACATTGCATATGAGAGCTCATACAGGAGAGAGACCATATATCTGTCCTGTATGCAGGAAAGGTTACATCGCATTAAGCTATTTAAGACGTCATCAGCGtgttcacacaggggagaaaccttacCAGTGCAAAGAATGTTACAAATGCTTTGGTTATAAACATCGCCTAACATCACATATGAGCACTCATTCTAAAGGGCATATATGATATTACTGCACTGAGTGCAATAATAGCCTGAAGTTAATCTGAAATGAAAACAACAAATTAATCCATTGTCATTGTGAATTTCTTAATACTTCCAACTTCTAAATAATGATGTTCTGTTTTCTGGCAATTGACAACATAACAAATTGAATAATGTTTGTTGAGGGGAAATCACCAGTCAGTATCAGATTGGTAAACTGAATCTAGCGCTCGGTTTCAGGgacctaccctccaggacactGCTGGCTTCAGGAAGTCCTCACAGCTGTATCTAGCacagaacacactcctgttcTCCGTATACACAAATAACAACTGTATGCAAAAACAGTGACCTCACCTTCATCAAATACCTGTATGCGGACGACATGGCTCTGGATGGCAAATCCAGCTCAAGTTTCTCCCAGTTTTGACCTTGTGACATGTTTTGACAATAGCTTCAGTGACGTCCATTTCACCAAGACTAAAGAACAATGCCTTGGTGGTAAGATGCAGAATAATGCAAgcaaacacacactgaccatggtGTAAAGATCCCTGATCGAGAGTGTTCTCACCTTCATCTCCACCTGGTATGGGAATTGGGATCCTCTCGTTCAGGGACAGGAGTAAACTGGCAAAAGTTGTCAGTCAGGTCAGCAAAATAGTCAGCAGCAAAACAGACCACAACTGCCAGAACTGTACACACAGAACATTACAAGGAAAGCACTCCAGGTCTTCAATGACCACACCCGCCCACTGCATTATCCTTCCAAATGCTGCCGTCTGCTTGGAGATGAAAGGTGCCACTCGCACGGAAGAATGGCTGGAGAAATGCCCTCCTCAGTGACAATTCTAAATAAGATGAACTGACATGTAAATGCTTCATGTAATGTGTATGTTTTCATCCATTTAATGTAAGCCAGAGCGTCAAAGACACTTTCCCATTCTGTGCAAACTTAATGGACCAAAACGTTTTCTAATCTCATCTTTCTAAACAACAGGAGTTCTTGTTCAATTGTTTAACAATGACATACGGGACGTTTGTGCCACTATCACATCTGTACCGACAGCTGTATGTTAGAATATTGATGTAGCCTATCACATCTGTTTTGACGTAATCCAGGAAACAAACTACTTCCACTGTAACCCCCTAGAGTCCATTGACATTGGtgtgtcaatctaagtaacataatcaaaaatctgtcagtttaagctagagatgttttattttttgcattggatgcttCGCAATCCGCCTATGTTGCACTTCTGCATTTGTGGCTAacggtggcagagctagagcgatgtttgtcagaccatgtgacctcggtcttctcacaaaaatgtCTATCAGTGTAAACAATGTGGCAACAGCTTCACATGTAAGGGACACTTGACATTCCATTCAAAGATACACATACGGGAGATACCATGTCAGTGCAAAGACTGAGAAAGCCTTCAACAACAAGATAGAATTGACATTGCATATGAGACTTCATATAGGAGAGAGACCATATATAGTAGCTGTCCTGTATGCAAGAAAAGTTACATCGCATTAACGtaaactacatgaccaaaagtatgtggacacatgctcatcaaacatctcattccaaaatcatgggcattcattTGGAATTGGTCGCCCCTTGCTGTTATAAAAGCCTcaactcttctaggaaggctttccactatatgttggaacattgctgtggggacttgcttccattcagccacaaggatTAGTGAGGTCGGCGATTAagctggctcacagtcggcattccgattcatcccaaaggtgctcGATGGGGTTGATGTctgggctctgtgcagaccagtcaagttcttccacaccgatctcgacaaaccatttatgtatggacctcacttcatgcacaggggcattgtcatgctgaaacaggaaagggccctccccaaactgttgccacaaatttggaagcacagaatcatctagaatgtcattgtatgctgtaaagttctctcttcactggaactaaggggcctagcccgaatcaTGAaatacagccccagaccattattcctcctcaaaactttacagttggcactatacattggggcaggcatcgttctcctggcatccgccaaacccagatttgtccatcagacttccagatggtgaagtgtgattcatcactccagagaacacatttccactggtcCAAACTCCAACGGCggggagctttacaccactccagccgaagcttggcattgcgcatggtgatcttaggcttgtgtgtgactgctcagccatggaaacccatttcatgatgctccagaggcagtttggaactcggtagtcagtgttgcaaccgaggacagactatttgtatgcgttacgcgcttcagcactcggcggtcccgttctgtgagcttgtgtggcctacccctcggcggtcccgttctgtgagcttgtgtggcctacccctcggcggtcccgttctgtgagcttgtgtggcctacccctcggcggtcccgttctgtgagcttgtgttgcctaccactcagcggtcccgttctgtgagcttgtgtggcctaccactcggcggtcccgttctgtgagcttgtgtggcctacccctcggcggtcccgttctgtgagcttgtgttgcctaccactCGTCGgtgccgttctgtgagcttgtgtggtcatccactcggcggtcccgttctgtgagcttgtgttgcctaccactcggcggtcccgttctgtgagcttgtgtggcctaccactcggcggtcccgttctgtgagcttgtgttgcctaccacttGGCGTCCGAGTCTTTGTTGCTCctatgtttccacttcacaataacagcactttcaatagaccggggcagctctagcagggcagattttttttgttgaaaggtggcatcctgagctcttcagtaaggtcattctactgccaatgtgtgactatggagattgcatggctttgtgctcaattttatacacctgtcagcaatgggtgtggctgaaacagccaaatccactcatttgaaggggtgtccacatactcatgtatatatagtgtatctaagATGTCATCAGCGTGTTTCACATGGGAGATCTCTTACCAGTGCAAATCATGTGGCAAATGCTTTAGTTTGAAAGGAGTCTTATATGATCACTCACAAAAGGGGTTACATAAAAGCTTAACCTGAAGTGAATCTGAAGTTAAAACAATACATTCATACTTTGTCATTGTGAATTTCTTGACACATCCAACTTGTGAATAGGTTTTATATTATGTTTTCTGGCAATTGATAACAGAACAAATTGTGTAATGTGTGGAGAGGGAAAAGCATTAGTCTATCAGATCTGTAAACTGAATCTAGCTCTGACTCAGGGACCTACTCTCCAGGACACTGCTGGCTACAGGAAGTCTTCACGGCTGTCTACAACAGAGCACACACGCCTGTTCTCCGTATAGACGACATGCTCTAGTTGCTTGCCTGGAGGGCAAATCCAGCTCAAATTTACCCCCGTTCATTGACGGCCTCCGGACGTGGTTTGACGTGCTCCAAGACATCAGGTGGCGCTAATGTAATGCAGTCTTACACCGTCAGCGGTTGATGAATAGAAAACACAGCACATTGTTTACAAAGGTATCTACTAGGTAGCGTAAACCCGCTAGGCTGAAGCAGACAGACGTTTCAACATTTCTTTGATAAAACAAACAGCTAGACTTTTATTGCCCTCGCCAATATGTCCAAACTACAGTTGCTGAATGTGTTCGTCACCGAGCGTTTGTCGGCTGCTGCTGTGGAGATATTCGGGGCCGTAGAGAAGACTATAGCAGAGTATCGGGAAGAAATCTTCCGTTCAGCAGAGGAGAACGAGCGTCTACGGAGGGAGATGGACATGATTATCAAATCAGAGATACAGTTATACAGAACAGGTCTGTAGCGAGTTAACGTTCGAGTTATAACATTTTACTTGTAGAATAATGATAAGACCATTTATGTGGCACGTTGTGCAATTCTCACCCTGACCGCAAATCTTGGGGAGTAATCATTAGTGCAAACAGATGCAAAATAAGATTTTCTATTAAACAAATTCAGGTAGATCCCTCCCCGTTTCGTTTGCTTCCGTctaagaaacgttttgcaacagaattaatgaatacacccctggtttGCCAACGTTGCTTCTTTGAATCACGTGCTGTAGTGTAGACCAGGGTTGCGTTCAGTACGACAGAAAGGGGTGCAACGTTGAATTTAACGGAAGCGGAACGACTATTTGAAAAAGTTGTGATTATCGTGGCCCAGAGG is a window of Oncorhynchus masou masou isolate Uvic2021 chromosome 7, UVic_Omas_1.1, whole genome shotgun sequence DNA encoding:
- the LOC135543333 gene encoding zinc finger protein 420-like, with the translated sequence MSKLQLLNVFVAERLSAAAVEIFVVVEKIIAEYQEEICRSAEANERLRRLLDMVSKPEITLHRDFQLLSPAVPPEQQNCEQEWSPSLEQEDPEPTQIKEQQELRLSQEDSPQPSHLYQNKTVDDGERSTLPIIITEEFKTEPDGEGYRVPQPTSDQPHSVHPDCSAAVEKPYQCKQCGKSFTCNGHLTIHSRIHIGVKSYLCKQCGKSFIQKGELDRHTRVHTGENPYQCKQCGKRFSQKGSLTVHSRIHTGERPYQCKDCGKAFNQKIELTLHMRAHTGERPYICPVCRKGYIALSYLRRHQRVHTGEKPYQCKECYKCFGYKHRLTSHMSTHSKGHI